CGCTCACGGTCGCGGTGCTCGTCGTGCTCGCGCGCATCGGCGTCGACGCGCTCGTCGCCGGCTCGGCGGGGCTGTTCGTCGCGCGCACGTTCGCGATCCGCTGGGCGGGCGAATTGACGGGAGCGCGGCGATGAACGCGTCGCCGCTGTCGACCGTGCCGATGTTCTCGATCGGCCCCGTCGGCATCTCGGAGCCCGTGCTCGCGACGTGGGGGATCATGGCCGTGCTCGTCGCGCTCGCGCTCTTCGCGCGCAAGCGGCTGAGCGTCGACGCGCCGTCGCGGCTGCAGAGCGTGCTCGAGCTGTTCGTGTCGACGATCGACGCGCAGATCGTCGACACGATGCAGACGCCGCCCGCGCGCTACCGCGCGCTGATCGGCACGATCTTCGCGCTCGTGTTCTGCGCGAACAGCGCATCGCTCGTGCCGGGCGTCGAGCCGCCGACCGCGCATCTCGAGACCGACGCCGCGCTCGCGCTCATCGTGCTCGCCGCGACGCTCTATTACGGCGTGCGCGTGCGCGGCCTGCGCGGCTATCTCGCGACGTTCGCGGAGCCGACGTGGGTGATGATTCCGCTCAACGTCGTCGAGCAGCTGACGCGCACGTTCTCGCTGATCGTGCGTCTGTTCGGCAACGTGATGAGCGGCGTATTCGTGATCGGCATCGTGCTGTCGCTCGCCGGTCTGTTCGTGCCGATTCCGCTGATGGCGCTCGATCTGCTGACGGGCACCGTGCAGGCGTACATCTTCATGGTGCTGTCGATGGTGTTCATCGGCGCGGCCGTGTCCGGTGACGAAATTTCCGCGCCGCGGCGCGGGCAGGAGAACTCATGAACAATCTCATCGAAGTGGTCAGCATCGCGGCGGCCGCGCTCGCGGTGTCGTTCGGCGCGATCGGTCCCGCGCTCGCCGAAGGGCGCGCGGTCGGCGCGGCGATGGACGCGATCGCGCGGCAGCCGGACGCGTCCGGCACCGTGTCGCGCACGCTGTTCGTCGGGCTCGCGATGATCGAGACGATGGCGATCTACTGCCTCGTCGTCGCGCTGCTGCTGCTGTTCGCGAACCCGTTCGTCAAGTGACGAGGGGGCCGCGATGCGAATCGACTGGTCCACGCTCGCGTTGCAGGCGATCAACGTCGTCGTGCTCGTGTGGCTGCTGTCGCGCTTCCTGTTTCGTCCGGTCAGCGACATCATCGCGAAGCGCCAGGCCGCCGCGCGCAAGCTGATCGACGATGCGACGCACGAGCGCGACGCCGCGCGCGCCGAGCACGAGCGCGTGCATGCCGAGCG
This genomic stretch from Burkholderia oklahomensis C6786 harbors:
- a CDS encoding F0F1 ATP synthase subunit A, translating into MNASPLSTVPMFSIGPVGISEPVLATWGIMAVLVALALFARKRLSVDAPSRLQSVLELFVSTIDAQIVDTMQTPPARYRALIGTIFALVFCANSASLVPGVEPPTAHLETDAALALIVLAATLYYGVRVRGLRGYLATFAEPTWVMIPLNVVEQLTRTFSLIVRLFGNVMSGVFVIGIVLSLAGLFVPIPLMALDLLTGTVQAYIFMVLSMVFIGAAVSGDEISAPRRGQENS
- a CDS encoding F0F1 ATP synthase subunit C, with translation MNNLIEVVSIAAAALAVSFGAIGPALAEGRAVGAAMDAIARQPDASGTVSRTLFVGLAMIETMAIYCLVVALLLLFANPFVK